The nucleotide sequence CCTGCCATAACAGTTGGGCAACAGAAGATATCCCGCCTAGACTTCCGGTCGGCAACCGACGGGGCACGGAGGTACACCTGATGCCTGACTACGGGCACGAACTGCTGTTCGGGGCATTCGTCACACCCAGCGCGCAGACACCTGACCGGGCGGTGCGGCTCGCCGAGCTGGCCGAGTCGGCCGGGCTAGACCTGGTCACCTTCCAGGACCATCCCTACAACCCAGGCTTCCTGGACACCTGGACCCTGCTGAGCTGGGTCGCCGCCCGCACCGAGCGGATCCGGGTCTCGGCCAACGTGTTGAACCTGCCACTGCGCCCGCCGGCCGTGCTGGCCCGGGCCGCCGCCAGCCTCGACCTGCTCTCCGGCGGGCGGTTCGAACTCGGCCTCGGTGCCGGGGCGTTCTGGGACGCGATCGAGGGCATGGGTGGCCGCCGGCTCGGCCCCGGCCCGGGGGTGGCGGCCCTGAGCGAGGCGATCGACCTGCTGCGGGGGGTGTGGGACACCGGCACGGCCGGACCGCTGCGGCTGCCCGGCGAGCACTATCCGGTACCCGGGATGCGCCGTGGACCCGCGCCGGCCCACGAGATCGGGATCTGGCTGGGCGCGTACAAGCCCAGGATGCTGGCGCTGACCGGGCGCAAGGGCGACGGCTGGCTGCCGACACGGGAATACCTCGACACCCCCGACCGGGTCACCGCGAACCGGATGATCGACGAGGCGGCCGTCGGTGCCGGGCGTGACCCGCGCCAGATCCGCCGGCTGCTCAACGTCATGCGGGTCGGCTCCTCCCCCGCCGGGGACGGCTTCCTCCAGGGGCCACCGGAGCAGTGGGTCGACCAGCTCCTGCCGCTCGTCCTGGACGAGGGATTCAGCGCCTTCCTGATCGGCCAGGACGACCCCCGGCTGCTCCAGTTGTTCGGCCAGGAGGTGGCGCCGGCGCTGCGCGAGGCGGTCGCCACCGAACGCCGCAAGAGCGGAACCCCGACCGGGCCGGTCCGACCGGCCGTCGCGCTGGCCAGGCGGCACCCGGGCGTCGACTACGAGGCGTTGCCGTCGTCGCTGGCCGACCGCGCGGTGGAGCCGGGCGACGCCGGGTACGAGCGCGTCCGGCACAGCTACAGCCACCAGGGCTCCCCCGCCCTGGTACTCCGGCCGGGCAACGCCGCCGAGGTGGCCGAGGCGCTGGCCTACGCCCGCGCCCAGCGGACGACGATCTCGGTACGCAGCGGCGGGCACGGCATAAGCGGCCGGTCCACCAACGACGGCGGCATCCTGCTGGACCTGTCGAAGCTGAACCGGATCGAGGTGCTCGACCGGGCCACCCGGCGGATCCGGCTGGAACCGGGTGCCCGGTGGGGGCAGGTCGCCCAAGCCCTCGCCCCGTACGGCCTGGCGATGAGCTCCGGCGACTACGGCGACGTCGGCGTCGGCGGCCTGGCCACCACCGGCGGGATCGGATACCTGGCCCGGAAGCACGGCCTGACCGTCGACCACGTCGTCGCCGCCGAACTCGTCACCGCGGACGGGCGGCTGCTCCGGGTCGACCGGGACCACCACCCCGACCTGTTCTGGGCGGTACGCGGTGCCGGCGGCAACTTCGGCGTCGTCACCGCCCTGGAACTGGAGGCGTACGAGGTCGGCGACGTCGTCTACGCCCAGCTCGTCGTGGACGCCTCGGAACCGGCCGAGCTGCTGCGGCGCTGGGGCGCGCTGGTCGAGGAATCCCCCCGGGAGATCACCAGCTTCCTCTCGCTCTTCCCCGGCCGGCGCGGCAACCCACCGATGGCGCAGGTGACCCTGGTCTACGCCGGTGACGACGTCGAGGCGGCCGAGGCGGCACTCCGCCCGTTCCTGGAGATCGGGCCGGTCGTCGACCAGCAGGCGCAGCTCGTCGGGTACCCGGCGATCGTCGCCCCGCCCGGCAACCAGCACCACGGTCAGGGCCTGGCGGACAGCCACAGCGGCCTGCTGCACCACCTCACCGAGCCGGCCGCGGCGGCGCTGGCGAAGATGATCCGCTCCGGTGACGTACTCGTGGTGCAGTTCCGCTCGGTCGGCGGAGCCGTCAACGACGTCGCCCGGGACGAGACCGCCTATCCGCACCGGAGCCAGAACTTCTCGGTGCTCGCCGCCATCGTCCCGGAGCGCCGGGCCCGGCTCGACCGGCTCTGGGCCGAACTCCGTCCGCACCTGGACGGCATGTACCTCAGCTTCGAGTCCGACACCGCCCCGGAGCGCCTGCTGGACGCGTTTCCCGAGCCCACCCTCGGCCGGCTGCGTGCGGTCAAGGCGACCTACGATCCCGACAACGTCTTCGACCGCAACTTCCCCATCCCGCCGGCCACCCAGGGCGACGGCGACCGCGTCAGGTAGCGGCGTCGAGCCGGGCCCGCTGCTCGGCGGTGAGCACCAGCGCCACGCCGTCGAGGGCCTCCCGCAGCTGGGCGACGCTGCTCACCCCGACGATCGGGACGGCGGCGGGGCTGCCACCGGCCAGCCAGGAGAGCACCACGTGGTTGCGGGTGGTGCCGGTCTCGGCGGCGACCTCGT is from Micromonospora sp. WMMD1102 and encodes:
- a CDS encoding LLM class flavin-dependent oxidoreductase, with the translated sequence MPDYGHELLFGAFVTPSAQTPDRAVRLAELAESAGLDLVTFQDHPYNPGFLDTWTLLSWVAARTERIRVSANVLNLPLRPPAVLARAAASLDLLSGGRFELGLGAGAFWDAIEGMGGRRLGPGPGVAALSEAIDLLRGVWDTGTAGPLRLPGEHYPVPGMRRGPAPAHEIGIWLGAYKPRMLALTGRKGDGWLPTREYLDTPDRVTANRMIDEAAVGAGRDPRQIRRLLNVMRVGSSPAGDGFLQGPPEQWVDQLLPLVLDEGFSAFLIGQDDPRLLQLFGQEVAPALREAVATERRKSGTPTGPVRPAVALARRHPGVDYEALPSSLADRAVEPGDAGYERVRHSYSHQGSPALVLRPGNAAEVAEALAYARAQRTTISVRSGGHGISGRSTNDGGILLDLSKLNRIEVLDRATRRIRLEPGARWGQVAQALAPYGLAMSSGDYGDVGVGGLATTGGIGYLARKHGLTVDHVVAAELVTADGRLLRVDRDHHPDLFWAVRGAGGNFGVVTALELEAYEVGDVVYAQLVVDASEPAELLRRWGALVEESPREITSFLSLFPGRRGNPPMAQVTLVYAGDDVEAAEAALRPFLEIGPVVDQQAQLVGYPAIVAPPGNQHHGQGLADSHSGLLHHLTEPAAAALAKMIRSGDVLVVQFRSVGGAVNDVARDETAYPHRSQNFSVLAAIVPERRARLDRLWAELRPHLDGMYLSFESDTAPERLLDAFPEPTLGRLRAVKATYDPDNVFDRNFPIPPATQGDGDRVR